One stretch of Methylopila sp. 73B DNA includes these proteins:
- a CDS encoding SDR family oxidoreductase, with product MSPTDPKPQAAPGVCPMTGARPGDPSPIAAAPTATHAATPTVSPASRPRSSGSNEPRKTLLLTGASRGIGHATVKRFSAVGWRVITCSRHHFPEECPWGAGPEDHVQVDLSDVDDTVRAIDEIKSRLDGGLIHALVNNAGISPKAPGGGRLNGLETALDDWKTVFQVNFFAPIMLARGLSAELTAAKGSIVNVTSIAGGRVHPFAGAAYATSKAALASLTREMAADFGPLGVRVNAIAPGEIDTAILSPGTDRIVAQIPLRRLGTPDEVAKTIYFLCTENSSYVTGAEIHINGGQHV from the coding sequence ATGAGCCCGACCGATCCGAAGCCGCAAGCGGCGCCCGGCGTCTGCCCGATGACCGGCGCGCGCCCCGGCGACCCCTCCCCGATCGCCGCCGCGCCGACGGCGACGCACGCCGCGACGCCGACGGTTTCCCCCGCGTCGCGACCGCGGTCCTCGGGCTCCAACGAGCCGCGCAAGACGCTGCTGCTGACCGGCGCAAGCCGCGGCATCGGCCACGCCACGGTCAAGCGGTTCTCCGCCGTCGGCTGGCGCGTCATCACCTGCTCGCGGCATCATTTTCCCGAAGAGTGCCCCTGGGGCGCGGGCCCCGAGGACCATGTCCAGGTCGACCTGTCCGACGTGGACGACACCGTGCGCGCGATCGACGAGATCAAGAGCCGGCTGGACGGCGGATTGATCCATGCGCTGGTGAACAACGCCGGCATCTCGCCCAAGGCCCCCGGCGGCGGCCGCCTGAACGGGCTCGAGACCGCGCTCGACGACTGGAAGACCGTGTTCCAGGTCAATTTCTTCGCGCCGATCATGCTGGCGCGCGGGCTCTCCGCGGAGCTTACGGCGGCCAAGGGCTCGATCGTGAACGTCACCTCGATCGCCGGCGGCCGGGTGCACCCCTTCGCGGGCGCGGCCTACGCCACCTCGAAGGCGGCGCTCGCCTCGCTCACCCGCGAGATGGCCGCGGACTTCGGGCCGCTCGGCGTGCGCGTCAACGCCATCGCGCCGGGCGAGATTGACACGGCGATCCTTTCTCCCGGCACCGACAGGATCGTGGCGCAAATTCCGCTCCGCCGGCTCGGCACGCCGGACGAGGTCGCGAAGACGATCTACTTCCTGTGCACCGAGAACTCGTCCTACGTGACGGGCGCCGAGATCCACATCAACGGCGGCCAGCACGTCTGA
- a CDS encoding DnaJ C-terminal domain-containing protein has protein sequence MRDPYDVLGVTRSATSADIKKAFRKLAKTWHPDQRPDDPKAKERFAEISSAYELLSDENKRGQFDRGEIDAEGKPRFRGFEGASARPGAGPRGAHFEFDLGGSPFGGARRGFGGGAGNEDIFEDILGAFGGRRPRGGAGFGGEPPRGEDVTAEIVVPFREWARGAKRRVRLPTGKELEVSVPAGIEDGKSIRLKGQGQASGLGGAPGDALVRVRIAPDPQFRAEGRDVRVEVPVALYEAVLGAKVRVPTLDGAVELKVPAGSDGGRTLRLRGKGIGADGSAGDLLVELRIALPPGGDPKLDELARRLRDEAPYDPRG, from the coding sequence ATGCGCGATCCCTATGACGTGCTCGGCGTGACGCGCTCGGCGACGTCCGCCGACATCAAGAAGGCCTTCCGCAAGCTCGCGAAGACCTGGCATCCGGACCAGCGGCCCGACGATCCCAAAGCGAAGGAACGCTTCGCCGAGATCAGCTCGGCCTACGAGCTGCTGTCCGACGAGAACAAGCGCGGCCAGTTCGACCGCGGCGAGATCGACGCCGAGGGCAAGCCGCGGTTCCGCGGGTTCGAGGGCGCCTCCGCGCGCCCGGGCGCCGGCCCCCGCGGCGCGCATTTCGAGTTCGACCTGGGCGGCTCGCCGTTCGGCGGCGCGCGCCGAGGCTTCGGCGGCGGGGCGGGGAACGAGGACATCTTCGAGGACATACTTGGCGCCTTCGGCGGCCGGCGACCGCGTGGGGGCGCCGGCTTCGGCGGCGAGCCGCCGCGCGGCGAGGACGTGACGGCGGAGATCGTCGTGCCCTTCCGCGAGTGGGCCCGGGGCGCCAAGCGCCGCGTCAGGCTCCCCACCGGCAAGGAGCTCGAGGTCTCGGTGCCGGCCGGCATCGAGGACGGCAAATCGATCCGCCTCAAGGGCCAGGGCCAGGCGAGCGGGCTCGGCGGCGCGCCGGGCGACGCGCTGGTGCGGGTGCGCATCGCGCCCGACCCGCAGTTCCGCGCCGAGGGCCGCGACGTGCGCGTCGAGGTTCCGGTCGCGCTCTACGAGGCGGTGCTGGGCGCCAAGGTGCGGGTGCCGACGCTCGACGGCGCGGTGGAGCTCAAGGTCCCGGCCGGCTCCGACGGCGGCCGCACGCTGCGGCTGCGCGGCAAGGGCATCGGCGCCGACGGGTCCGCGGGCGACCTGCTGGTGGAGCTCCGCATCGCCCTGCCGCCGGGCGGCGACCCGAAGCTCGACGAGCTTGCCAGGCGCCTGCGCGACGAGGCGCCCTACGATCCGCGCGGCTGA
- a CDS encoding RT0821/Lpp0805 family surface protein gives MRSLYQRLSDSERSTRAAGPSRAALRRGGGVVAAFGLALLVGGCSVSYPLFGSDADELKTGSIRRPAAERQSDDFKYEGEAKSAVTSAPLAPPPGVASAAPSEAPKPAAYAPAASAVEPSATPPGLTASDWGYARGALGLAMTADAVNASVPWANPDSGSYGSFVAAAAVSNANGATCRPFVASHSASGHEQRLEGTACRTAAGYWEAVAIRTTASRSL, from the coding sequence ATGCGTAGCCTGTATCAGCGTTTGTCCGACAGCGAACGGTCTACACGAGCCGCCGGCCCGTCGCGAGCGGCGCTCCGCCGCGGGGGCGGCGTCGTCGCGGCGTTCGGCCTCGCCCTGCTCGTGGGCGGCTGCAGCGTGTCCTATCCGCTGTTCGGCTCCGACGCGGACGAATTGAAGACCGGCAGCATCCGCCGCCCCGCCGCCGAGCGGCAGTCCGACGACTTCAAATACGAAGGCGAGGCGAAGAGCGCCGTCACCTCGGCCCCGCTCGCGCCGCCGCCGGGCGTCGCCTCGGCCGCGCCGTCGGAGGCGCCGAAGCCTGCGGCCTATGCGCCCGCCGCCTCCGCCGTCGAGCCCTCTGCGACCCCGCCCGGGCTGACCGCCTCGGACTGGGGCTACGCCCGCGGCGCGCTTGGCCTCGCCATGACGGCCGACGCCGTCAACGCCTCCGTTCCCTGGGCGAACCCCGACAGCGGCTCCTACGGCTCCTTCGTCGCCGCGGCCGCCGTCAGCAACGCCAACGGCGCGACCTGCCGGCCCTTCGTCGCGAGCCACAGCGCGAGCGGCCACGAGCAGCGTCTCGAGGGCACGGCCTGCCGCACGGCGGCGGGCTACTGGGAAGCGGTGGCGATCCGCACCACCGCGAGCCGCTCGCTCTGA
- the pdxH gene encoding pyridoxamine 5'-phosphate oxidase, which yields MRTERQERLMSSDFHATDDPFQAFDAWMAEAVAAEINDPNAMALATVDADGLPDVRVVLLNGLDRRGFVFYTNLGSAKGRELTAQPKAAAVFHWKSLRRQIRIRGPVERVTEAEADAYFATRPRLSRIGAWASRQSAPLASRQELEDAVAAFETRFEGEEPPRPPHWTGFRIVPMSIEFWQDMPFRLHDRATFAAQPDGSWTRTRLYP from the coding sequence ATACGAACTGAACGGCAGGAGCGGTTAATGTCGAGTGACTTCCACGCCACAGACGATCCTTTCCAGGCGTTCGACGCCTGGATGGCGGAGGCCGTCGCCGCGGAGATCAACGATCCCAACGCCATGGCGCTCGCGACCGTGGACGCGGACGGCCTGCCGGACGTGCGGGTGGTGTTGCTGAACGGCCTCGATCGGCGCGGCTTCGTGTTCTACACCAACCTCGGCAGCGCCAAGGGCCGCGAGTTGACGGCCCAGCCGAAGGCGGCGGCGGTGTTTCACTGGAAGTCGCTGCGGCGGCAGATTCGCATCCGCGGCCCGGTCGAGCGCGTGACCGAGGCCGAGGCCGACGCCTACTTCGCCACAAGGCCGCGGCTGAGCCGGATCGGCGCCTGGGCGTCCCGCCAGTCGGCGCCGTTGGCCTCCCGCCAGGAGCTTGAGGACGCCGTCGCCGCCTTCGAGACGCGGTTCGAGGGCGAGGAGCCGCCGCGCCCGCCGCACTGGACGGGCTTCCGCATCGTCCCCATGTCGATCGAGTTCTGGCAGGATATGCCGTTCCGCCTGCACGACCGCGCAACCTTCGCGGCGCAGCCGGACGGCTCCTGGACCCGCACCCGCCTCTACCCGTGA
- a CDS encoding EAL domain-containing protein, with product MPWFSAASIDLPLPGLATLLLACCLTGALAIVLLARMDEASDEGRIWRAGLAGAALGLSAWVGHALALLALGGVEGAAYDLRIVGASLVIALVVAVTAVYVTGAAFKRGAVAKAAIGGALFGSAAALAGFVGVSALRAPGRASLDMTMFSLATVVVAVGAAGAFALASKLRTIAGYALAAALLGIALFAFHALSTVGALVRPNAGLLTFANAIDGMQLAFVAAAVSVTSLVAAFVGAMADGRFGAGGSQQNARDRAFADLTNEGLVICEDQRIVDVNLAAARLIGLDPAVLRGRALRDFLAAPDPDRLLSASFAKPQEALLKATGRETVPVEIASRDMTLEGRLRRVYTLRDLSEQRRNEHRIRHLAYHDPLTGLANRAAFNEALAAALKRGGEVALFCVDLDKFKEVNDVFGHAAGDDLLRTASRRIVSAAPDAMTFRLGGDEFVLIGTGPDAGDADKLAARLTERLNTETVIAGKTIRCGASVGYAVYPHHGSTTDTLFANADSALYRAKAEGRGLARGFEPEMDLALRERRALQQDLATAISRNEMFLHWMPQANTQTGEIVGFEALLRWKHPTRGVVSPAVFIPVAEETAAIVPIGEWVLRRACQDAAGWIKPGKVAVNLSPVQFQHGDIVELVHGILVETGLPAKRLELEITEGVLLDNLSSALHTLRRLKALGVQIAMDDFGTGYSSLSYLQSFPFDRIKIDASFIRQISTSPQAKAIVRAVVALGESLGMPITAEGVETVEQRAFLAELNCEEIQGYLIGRPSPVVSFDGSMTRARAFATR from the coding sequence ATGCCCTGGTTCTCCGCAGCTTCGATCGATCTGCCGCTCCCCGGACTGGCCACGCTGCTGCTTGCGTGCTGCCTGACCGGCGCGCTCGCGATCGTGCTGCTGGCGCGCATGGACGAGGCCTCCGACGAGGGGCGGATCTGGCGCGCCGGGCTCGCCGGCGCGGCGCTCGGACTGTCCGCGTGGGTCGGGCATGCGCTGGCTCTGCTCGCGCTCGGCGGCGTCGAGGGCGCGGCCTACGATCTGCGTATCGTCGGCGCGTCGCTGGTGATCGCGCTGGTCGTCGCCGTGACCGCCGTCTACGTCACGGGCGCCGCCTTCAAGCGCGGCGCCGTCGCCAAGGCGGCGATCGGCGGCGCGCTCTTTGGATCGGCCGCGGCGCTGGCTGGCTTCGTCGGGGTCAGCGCGCTGCGCGCGCCGGGACGCGCGTCGCTCGACATGACCATGTTCTCCCTGGCGACGGTCGTCGTGGCCGTCGGCGCCGCCGGCGCCTTCGCGCTCGCGTCGAAGCTCAGGACGATCGCCGGGTACGCGCTCGCGGCCGCGTTGCTTGGGATTGCGCTGTTCGCCTTTCACGCCCTCTCGACCGTCGGCGCCCTGGTCCGGCCGAACGCCGGGCTCCTGACCTTTGCCAACGCCATCGACGGCATGCAGCTGGCCTTCGTCGCCGCCGCCGTCAGCGTGACCTCGCTCGTCGCCGCCTTCGTCGGCGCCATGGCGGATGGGCGCTTCGGCGCCGGCGGCAGCCAGCAGAACGCCCGTGACCGCGCCTTCGCCGACCTGACCAACGAAGGCCTGGTGATCTGCGAGGACCAGCGCATCGTCGACGTCAACCTCGCGGCCGCCCGTCTGATCGGGCTCGACCCCGCGGTGCTGCGGGGCCGCGCGCTGCGGGACTTCCTCGCGGCGCCGGACCCGGATCGGCTGCTGTCCGCGAGCTTCGCCAAGCCGCAGGAGGCCCTGCTGAAGGCCACGGGCCGCGAGACCGTCCCGGTCGAGATCGCAAGCCGCGACATGACGCTCGAGGGCAGGCTCCGCCGCGTCTACACCTTGCGCGACCTCTCCGAGCAGCGCCGCAACGAGCACCGCATCCGCCACCTCGCCTACCACGACCCGCTGACCGGCCTCGCCAACCGCGCCGCCTTCAACGAAGCGCTCGCCGCCGCCTTGAAGCGGGGAGGGGAGGTCGCGCTGTTCTGCGTCGACCTCGACAAGTTCAAGGAGGTCAACGACGTCTTCGGCCATGCGGCGGGCGACGACCTGCTGCGCACGGCGTCGCGCAGGATCGTCTCGGCCGCGCCGGACGCGATGACCTTCCGTCTCGGCGGCGACGAGTTCGTGCTGATCGGGACCGGCCCGGACGCCGGCGACGCCGACAAGCTCGCGGCGCGGCTGACGGAGCGGCTCAACACCGAAACCGTGATCGCCGGCAAGACCATCCGCTGCGGCGCGAGCGTCGGCTACGCCGTCTATCCCCACCACGGCTCCACCACGGACACCCTGTTCGCCAACGCCGACAGCGCGCTCTACCGGGCCAAGGCCGAGGGACGGGGTCTGGCGCGCGGCTTCGAGCCCGAGATGGACCTCGCGCTGCGCGAGCGCCGGGCCCTGCAGCAGGACCTCGCGACCGCGATCTCCCGCAACGAGATGTTCCTGCACTGGATGCCGCAGGCGAACACGCAGACGGGCGAGATCGTCGGCTTCGAGGCGCTGCTGCGCTGGAAGCACCCCACCCGCGGCGTGGTGTCGCCCGCCGTGTTCATTCCCGTGGCCGAGGAGACCGCCGCGATCGTGCCGATCGGCGAGTGGGTGTTGCGCCGCGCCTGCCAGGACGCGGCCGGCTGGATCAAGCCCGGCAAGGTCGCGGTGAACCTCTCGCCGGTGCAGTTCCAGCACGGCGACATCGTCGAGCTGGTGCACGGCATCCTGGTCGAGACCGGGCTGCCGGCGAAACGCCTCGAACTCGAGATCACCGAAGGGGTGCTGCTCGACAACCTCTCGAGCGCGCTCCACACGCTGCGGCGGCTGAAGGCGCTCGGCGTCCAGATCGCCATGGACGACTTCGGCACCGGCTACTCGTCGCTGTCCTATCTGCAGTCGTTCCCGTTCGACCGCATCAAGATCGACGCCTCGTTCATCCGGCAGATCTCGACCAGCCCGCAGGCGAAGGCCATCGTGCGGGCGGTCGTGGCCCTCGGCGAGAGCCTCGGCATGCCGATCACCGCCGAGGGCGTGGAGACCGTTGAGCAGCGCGCGTTCCTGGCGGAGCTCAACTGCGAGGAGATCCAGGGCTACCTGATCGGCCGCCCGAGCCCCGTGGTGTCGTTCGACGGCTCCATGACGCGGGCGCGGGCCTTCGCGACCCGGTGA